The Hyphococcus flavus genome contains a region encoding:
- a CDS encoding peptidoglycan D,D-transpeptidase FtsI family protein, with amino-acid sequence MIADTRSVERDTAALHIKASGARGRFADRARVRVMMCAVVFVFVFGALGVRLAFVSFGQIETSSLYAEATHADGPRPEIVDRNGALLAADLPVIALEVAGRDVWDAGETAQKLANVLPGIDPVELTLKLEEGRYEEVKSDLTPTERKAVFDLGLPGVRFAARVDRFYPQADLAAHVIGHDEPGKGGVMGLEKAANRFRGDGQLRASIDIRVQQALEDELSSTMKTFHAEAAWGAVMDVETGEIVALASMPDFDPNEPGAAPDDFRRNRATYDNYELGSAFKSFTAAAIMDAGLASEATPYDARGTYKVADRIIRDFHGENRILTLSEVVQHSSNIGAARMAIELGSKEQRRVLKDLGLFEALPIELNENRAPQLPAQWGPVETATISYGHGISVTPLHLLAAYSAVVNGGVYRTPSFLAVDEAPEGRRVFKPETSAAMRRVLRRVITDGTAEFAEAPGYYPIGKTATADKVSKTGGYEKDARIASFVGAVPGYAPRYAILITFDNPQAIEGTYGYATAGWNAAPAFSRFVERAAPLLGLSQVGDTTALAAFITGEPPADRFSRRRQARLEVADGERAR; translated from the coding sequence GTGATAGCTGATACGCGTTCTGTCGAGAGAGATACGGCGGCGCTGCACATAAAGGCGTCCGGCGCGCGTGGCCGTTTCGCCGATCGTGCGCGGGTGCGCGTGATGATGTGCGCAGTCGTCTTTGTGTTTGTCTTTGGCGCACTCGGCGTAAGGTTGGCTTTTGTCTCTTTCGGCCAGATTGAGACGTCAAGCCTGTACGCAGAAGCAACGCATGCGGATGGACCAAGGCCGGAAATCGTTGACCGCAACGGCGCCTTGCTGGCCGCAGACCTGCCTGTCATCGCATTGGAGGTAGCGGGCCGTGATGTCTGGGATGCAGGCGAGACGGCGCAAAAGCTGGCGAATGTATTGCCGGGCATCGACCCTGTTGAACTCACCTTGAAACTTGAGGAAGGCCGCTACGAAGAGGTCAAGTCGGATCTTACGCCGACAGAACGAAAAGCGGTTTTCGATCTCGGCTTGCCTGGTGTTCGTTTTGCCGCGCGGGTCGACCGGTTTTACCCCCAGGCTGATCTTGCCGCGCATGTCATCGGTCATGATGAGCCGGGCAAGGGCGGCGTCATGGGGTTGGAGAAAGCGGCGAACCGTTTTCGCGGCGATGGTCAACTGCGCGCCTCGATCGACATCCGCGTGCAACAGGCGCTTGAAGACGAACTCTCCAGCACAATGAAAACTTTCCATGCTGAAGCTGCATGGGGCGCGGTCATGGATGTCGAGACAGGCGAGATCGTGGCGTTGGCGAGCATGCCAGACTTCGATCCGAACGAGCCGGGCGCCGCACCGGACGATTTTCGCCGCAATCGCGCCACCTATGACAATTATGAGCTTGGCTCGGCGTTCAAGTCATTCACAGCCGCAGCGATTATGGATGCGGGTCTGGCCAGTGAAGCGACGCCGTACGACGCGCGAGGAACCTATAAAGTCGCCGACCGCATCATCAGGGATTTTCATGGTGAAAACCGCATTCTGACCTTATCGGAAGTTGTGCAGCATTCTTCAAACATTGGCGCCGCGCGTATGGCGATAGAGTTGGGTTCGAAAGAACAACGGCGTGTTCTGAAAGATCTCGGGTTGTTTGAAGCGCTTCCGATTGAGCTTAATGAAAACCGCGCGCCGCAACTTCCCGCCCAATGGGGGCCGGTAGAAACGGCGACGATTTCCTATGGTCACGGCATCTCCGTTACCCCGCTGCATCTTCTGGCGGCTTATTCGGCAGTGGTGAATGGCGGCGTTTATAGAACGCCGTCTTTCCTTGCGGTCGATGAGGCGCCGGAGGGGCGGCGGGTCTTCAAACCGGAAACGAGCGCCGCGATGCGTCGTGTCTTGCGCCGCGTGATAACGGACGGCACCGCGGAATTCGCCGAAGCGCCCGGCTATTATCCGATTGGTAAAACTGCCACCGCCGACAAGGTTTCCAAGACTGGCGGTTATGAGAAAGATGCGCGCATCGCGAGTTTTGTCGGTGCGGTTCCCGGTTATGCGCCTCGCTATGCGATCCTGATTACGTTTGATAATCCGCAAGCGATTGAGGGTACCTATGGCTATGCGACGGCCGGGTGGAATGCGGCGCCGGCCTTTTCGCGTTTTGTAGAACGCGCAGCGCCGCTATTAGGATTGTCGCAAGTGGGCGACACAACAGCGCTGGCCGCGTTCATCACCGGCGAGCCGCCTGCAGACCGGTTTTCGAGACGCCGTCAGGCGCGTCTTGAGGTTGCTGACGGGGAGCGGGCGCGTTGA
- a CDS encoding UDP-N-acetylmuramoyl-L-alanyl-D-glutamate--2,6-diaminopimelate ligase, which produces MKLSELSGETFSPDPVIAGLTADSRAVTRGFLFAALPGVNFDGAKFIPQAEENGACAVLARPGVASRLPIVVDTEPRKRLSQMAARFYPRQPQTIAGITGTNGKTSTARFTAQIWQRLGKVSGSLGTLGAQAENYDRNLIHTTPDPVMLHQTLQEMADEGVTHLAMEVSSHGLVQNRADGVKFKIAAFTNITQDHLDYHASFNEYFAAKARLFDELVSDEGVVVVNADGEGAEEIVNLVKKRGLRVITTGVKGESVQITEAVPQLSGLNLSIVVDGKTYVVTTPLIGAFQAENVALAVGVAMASGAGAGDIIPLLEYITGAPGRMQMVSSINGAGVYVDYAHTPDAVATALKAIRPHAKGRVVTIIGAGGDRDKAKRPLMGAAAFENADTVIVTDDNPRNEGPAAIRKQVMEGCPDAQEIGDREEAIAAGVAMLKDGDVLLILGKGHETGQVVGDKILPFDDAEVASRAIANRMKELGR; this is translated from the coding sequence TTGAAACTGTCTGAACTTTCCGGCGAGACTTTCTCGCCTGACCCCGTCATTGCCGGTCTTACGGCAGACAGCCGCGCCGTGACGCGCGGCTTTCTGTTTGCCGCGCTGCCTGGCGTCAATTTCGACGGTGCAAAGTTTATTCCGCAAGCAGAAGAAAATGGTGCTTGCGCGGTGCTTGCACGGCCCGGTGTGGCGTCGAGACTGCCAATAGTTGTCGATACCGAACCGCGAAAGCGCCTTTCACAGATGGCGGCGCGGTTTTATCCGCGTCAGCCTCAAACGATCGCCGGCATCACTGGCACTAACGGCAAAACATCGACGGCGCGGTTCACCGCGCAGATCTGGCAGCGTCTTGGCAAGGTCTCTGGCAGCCTGGGCACGCTCGGAGCGCAGGCCGAAAACTATGATCGAAACCTGATCCACACGACGCCTGATCCAGTTATGCTGCATCAAACGCTGCAAGAGATGGCGGATGAAGGCGTCACGCATCTCGCCATGGAAGTATCGAGCCATGGTCTGGTTCAGAACCGCGCTGACGGCGTGAAATTCAAAATCGCGGCATTCACGAATATTACGCAAGACCATCTCGATTATCACGCCAGTTTTAATGAGTACTTCGCTGCAAAGGCGAGGTTGTTTGACGAGCTGGTGAGCGATGAGGGCGTTGTTGTTGTCAACGCAGACGGCGAGGGCGCGGAAGAGATTGTTAATCTCGTAAAAAAGCGTGGACTGAGGGTTATTACAACCGGCGTAAAGGGAGAGAGCGTTCAGATCACTGAAGCGGTACCGCAACTGTCCGGGCTCAATCTCTCAATTGTTGTTGATGGGAAAACTTATGTCGTTACAACGCCTTTGATTGGCGCGTTTCAGGCGGAGAACGTGGCGCTTGCGGTTGGCGTTGCGATGGCGTCTGGCGCCGGAGCGGGTGATATAATTCCGCTGCTTGAATATATCACTGGCGCGCCCGGACGGATGCAGATGGTTTCGAGCATCAACGGGGCGGGGGTTTATGTTGACTATGCCCATACGCCTGATGCCGTGGCGACAGCGCTGAAAGCAATTCGGCCACACGCCAAAGGCCGCGTCGTAACCATCATTGGGGCCGGCGGCGACCGGGACAAAGCCAAACGTCCGCTCATGGGGGCGGCGGCATTCGAAAACGCAGATACAGTGATTGTTACCGATGACAATCCACGGAACGAAGGTCCTGCGGCAATCCGCAAACAAGTCATGGAAGGTTGTCCTGACGCGCAGGAAATAGGCGACAGGGAAGAAGCCATCGCGGCGGGGGTCGCGATGCTCAAAGACGGCGACGTGCTGCTGATTTTGGGGAAAGGGCATGAAACCGGACAGGTGGTGGGTGATAAAATTTTGCCGTTCGACGACGCGGAAGTTGCTTCCCGCGCGATTGCGAACCGCATGAAGGAGCTCGGGCGATGA
- a CDS encoding UDP-N-acetylmuramoylalanyl-D-glutamyl-2,6-diaminopimelate--D-alanyl-D-alanine ligase, whose protein sequence is MTTALEKLWTAYEAAAATGGALCSRGGDPKRWDAEEWSAGGISIDTRTLKPGDIFVALRDARDGHEFLQYAFDAGAAAALVAKAPENAPEGAPLLVVGDTLEGLRDLAKAARIRNFGKRIAVTGSAGKTSTKEILRAILSSAGVVHAADKSFNNHWGVPLTLAKLPMRCDFGVFEIGMNHPGEITPLTGLVRPHAAIVTTVAAAHLEFFKSVEEIAEAKAEIFSGLAPGGVAVLPFDNDFFPLLKKRAEEAGAASFVSFGEKDGADFQLLNYQADGAGAQLKAKIKDKIYEFPSGIPGRHQATNMLAALAAADAVGAPLEPAIRALADISPTEGRGARAQIIVDGGEATLIDESYNANPASMSAAIGLLGASELEAGGRRIAVLGEMLELGPDAPQLHAALAEALVAAKVDRVYAAGQLMRHLWDQLPPNMRGLHAGDAVGLVGPVLDMVAPGDIVMVKGSNASKVSAVARALKDSGKKENIEGRA, encoded by the coding sequence ATGACAACTGCACTTGAAAAATTATGGACGGCTTATGAAGCGGCGGCAGCGACCGGCGGCGCCCTCTGTTCGCGTGGCGGCGACCCTAAGCGCTGGGATGCTGAAGAATGGTCTGCAGGCGGGATATCGATTGATACGCGCACGCTAAAACCAGGTGATATTTTCGTGGCGCTACGCGATGCTCGTGATGGACATGAGTTTTTGCAATACGCGTTTGACGCTGGCGCGGCAGCGGCGCTGGTGGCGAAGGCGCCGGAAAATGCGCCTGAAGGAGCGCCATTGCTTGTTGTCGGCGACACGCTGGAGGGGTTGCGCGATCTCGCCAAAGCCGCGCGCATACGCAACTTCGGTAAGCGTATTGCTGTCACGGGGAGCGCCGGAAAAACCAGCACCAAGGAAATATTGCGAGCGATCCTCTCGAGCGCCGGCGTCGTCCATGCGGCGGATAAAAGCTTTAACAATCATTGGGGCGTGCCGTTAACGCTGGCGAAGTTGCCAATGCGCTGCGACTTTGGCGTTTTTGAAATCGGTATGAATCATCCAGGCGAAATAACGCCGCTGACCGGGCTTGTGCGTCCGCACGCTGCGATCGTCACGACGGTTGCTGCGGCGCATCTTGAGTTTTTCAAGTCAGTTGAGGAAATCGCTGAAGCCAAGGCGGAAATTTTTTCTGGTCTTGCGCCCGGCGGCGTCGCCGTTCTGCCGTTCGACAACGATTTTTTTCCGTTGTTGAAAAAACGGGCGGAAGAAGCTGGCGCTGCTTCTTTTGTATCCTTCGGAGAAAAAGACGGCGCCGATTTTCAGTTGCTCAATTATCAGGCGGATGGCGCTGGCGCGCAATTGAAAGCGAAAATCAAAGACAAAATCTACGAATTTCCCTCCGGCATACCGGGGCGGCATCAAGCGACAAACATGCTGGCAGCGCTCGCCGCCGCCGACGCCGTGGGCGCACCGCTGGAGCCTGCTATCCGGGCGCTTGCCGATATTTCGCCAACCGAAGGGCGCGGCGCGCGCGCGCAAATCATTGTTGATGGCGGCGAGGCGACGCTCATTGATGAAAGCTATAATGCTAACCCGGCGTCCATGTCGGCGGCGATCGGCCTTCTCGGCGCCAGCGAGCTTGAAGCCGGAGGCCGCCGCATCGCCGTACTCGGCGAGATGCTGGAACTCGGGCCGGACGCGCCGCAGCTTCATGCCGCTCTTGCCGAAGCGTTAGTTGCGGCGAAGGTTGACCGGGTCTACGCAGCGGGCCAGTTGATGCGTCATCTCTGGGATCAATTGCCGCCGAACATGCGCGGGCTTCACGCCGGCGACGCCGTCGGTCTCGTCGGTCCGGTACTCGATATGGTTGCGCCGGGCGATATTGTCATGGTCAAGGGATCGAACGCCTCTAAAGTAAGTGCTGTCGCGCGCGCGCTGAAAGACAGCGGTAAAAAAGAAAACATAGAAGGCCGGGCCTGA
- the mraY gene encoding phospho-N-acetylmuramoyl-pentapeptide-transferase, whose translation MLYHLLTPYADQFQLFNVFRYLTFRTGGAIMTALLIAFLLGPSLIRWMRRKQGRGQPIREDGPQNHIIEKAGTPTMGGVLILLSLVVATFLWARLDNIYVWIVMGVTLAFGALGFIDDYLKVTKQNASGVVGSLKLAVQFAVALTAGWFCMDALSAAPDAPAGLATAVPVPFVPLDIFQNWFNAPGVPLGLLIIPFAAFVIVGASNTVNLTDGLDGLATVPVMIAAGTYALIVYLVGNIIYADYLGVPYVPGAGELAVICGAIIGAGLGFLWYNAPPAAIFMGDTGSLALGGAIGAIAVASKHEIVLAIVGGLFVLEGLSVMIQIASFKLTGKRVFRMAPIHHHFEHLGWKESTIVIRFWIIAMVLAMIGLATLKLR comes from the coding sequence ATGCTTTATCACTTGCTGACCCCTTACGCGGATCAGTTCCAACTGTTCAACGTGTTTCGCTACCTGACGTTTCGTACAGGCGGTGCGATCATGACGGCGCTGCTGATTGCGTTTTTACTGGGCCCGTCGCTTATCCGATGGATGCGCCGCAAGCAGGGTCGCGGTCAGCCGATCCGCGAGGACGGCCCTCAAAATCATATCATCGAAAAAGCCGGCACGCCGACCATGGGCGGCGTCTTGATCCTGTTGTCGCTGGTGGTTGCGACTTTTTTATGGGCGCGGCTCGACAATATTTATGTGTGGATCGTCATGGGCGTGACGCTTGCCTTTGGCGCGCTTGGGTTCATCGACGACTATCTGAAAGTCACCAAACAGAACGCCAGCGGCGTTGTTGGCAGTCTGAAACTTGCCGTCCAGTTTGCCGTGGCGCTGACCGCCGGCTGGTTCTGCATGGATGCGCTCAGCGCTGCGCCGGATGCGCCGGCGGGTCTCGCCACCGCAGTGCCGGTGCCGTTTGTGCCGCTCGATATTTTCCAGAACTGGTTCAATGCGCCGGGCGTGCCGCTGGGACTCCTGATCATTCCCTTTGCGGCGTTTGTGATTGTCGGCGCGTCGAACACAGTGAACCTGACTGACGGATTGGACGGCCTCGCTACGGTGCCGGTGATGATCGCGGCTGGCACGTATGCGCTTATCGTCTACCTTGTCGGCAACATCATTTATGCCGACTATCTTGGCGTGCCTTATGTGCCGGGTGCGGGCGAGCTTGCGGTCATTTGCGGCGCTATTATCGGGGCGGGGCTCGGCTTTCTCTGGTACAACGCCCCGCCGGCGGCGATTTTTATGGGCGACACCGGCTCGCTGGCACTAGGCGGCGCCATCGGAGCGATCGCTGTTGCCTCAAAACATGAAATCGTGCTCGCGATTGTCGGGGGTCTCTTCGTGCTCGAAGGTCTTTCGGTGATGATCCAGATCGCTTCGTTCAAACTGACGGGCAAGCGCGTCTTTCGCATGGCGCCGATCCATCACCACTTCGAACATCTCGGCTGGAAAGAGTCGACCATTGTCATCCGCTTCTGGATCATAGCCATGGTGCTGGCGATGATCGGTCTTGCAACGTTAAAACTGCGATAG
- the murD gene encoding UDP-N-acetylmuramoyl-L-alanine--D-glutamate ligase, with translation MILIPDVKRKNVGVFGLGVSGIATCEALVASGARVYSFDENREARDKTSDTEYRCEHPKNWPWKEMDFLVVSPGVPLTHPKPHTIVRKARMENVPVIGDTELFARALNKLDKRARPRIVGVTGSNGKSTTTALIGHILKQAGEDVYVGGNIGEAVLSLPAFASDAIYVLELSSFQLDLTETLRLDAAVFLNLSPDHIERHGDVAGYLRSKKRIFTNQTKEDLAVIGVDDDYAQSVCTELMARDAAEVLPVSSGSALGRGVYALDGKFYCNLDGKTLLAGDLENARSLRGPHNWQNAAAAIAVCEKFGVPPALAVKSAQRFEGLSHRLEDVGRNGKVLYINDSKATNADATARALAAFDNIFWIAGGKPKEGGVESLKPMMDRVHSVYLIGEAAAQFEEQLRGSVHCVLCGDLEKAVAAASADALKSDKANPVVLLSPACASYDQFKSFVERGDKFRDLVADLSSTNGEAA, from the coding sequence ATGATCCTTATCCCTGACGTAAAACGAAAGAATGTCGGCGTCTTCGGTCTCGGCGTGTCAGGCATCGCGACCTGTGAGGCGCTGGTCGCCTCTGGCGCGCGCGTTTATTCTTTCGATGAAAATCGTGAGGCGCGGGACAAGACATCGGATACAGAATACCGCTGCGAGCATCCGAAAAACTGGCCCTGGAAAGAGATGGACTTTCTGGTTGTCTCACCAGGCGTGCCGCTGACCCATCCAAAGCCGCATACAATCGTCCGCAAGGCGCGGATGGAAAACGTGCCGGTGATTGGCGATACCGAACTCTTTGCGCGAGCGCTTAACAAGCTCGACAAGCGCGCGCGACCGCGCATTGTGGGTGTTACTGGCTCTAACGGAAAATCGACAACGACAGCCCTGATCGGCCATATTTTGAAACAGGCGGGCGAGGACGTTTATGTAGGCGGCAATATCGGCGAGGCGGTGTTGTCGCTACCGGCGTTTGCGAGCGATGCGATTTACGTGCTGGAGCTTTCGTCGTTTCAGCTCGATTTGACGGAAACTTTGCGTCTTGATGCTGCGGTGTTCCTGAATTTGTCGCCTGACCATATCGAACGTCATGGCGATGTTGCGGGATACCTCAGATCGAAAAAGCGCATCTTTACAAACCAGACCAAAGAAGACCTTGCTGTCATCGGCGTCGACGATGATTACGCACAGAGCGTGTGCACCGAACTGATGGCGCGCGATGCGGCTGAAGTGCTGCCTGTTTCTTCAGGCAGCGCATTAGGCCGCGGCGTTTATGCGCTTGACGGCAAGTTTTATTGCAACCTCGACGGAAAAACTTTGCTCGCCGGCGATCTGGAGAACGCACGCAGCTTGCGCGGCCCGCACAACTGGCAGAACGCCGCCGCCGCCATTGCGGTTTGTGAGAAATTTGGCGTGCCGCCGGCGCTGGCCGTTAAATCGGCGCAGCGGTTTGAGGGGCTTTCCCATCGGCTCGAAGATGTCGGCCGCAACGGCAAGGTGCTCTATATAAACGACTCAAAGGCCACGAACGCTGACGCCACAGCGCGGGCGCTCGCTGCATTTGACAATATTTTCTGGATCGCCGGCGGCAAACCCAAGGAGGGTGGCGTTGAAAGTTTGAAACCGATGATGGATCGCGTGCATAGCGTCTACCTCATCGGCGAGGCGGCGGCGCAGTTCGAGGAACAATTGCGAGGCTCAGTCCATTGCGTTCTGTGCGGCGATCTTGAAAAAGCTGTCGCGGCGGCAAGTGCGGATGCGCTGAAATCCGACAAGGCAAACCCTGTCGTTTTATTGTCGCCGGCATGTGCTTCCTATGATCAGTTCAAAAGCTTTGTTGAACGCGGCGACAAGTTTCGCGATCTCGTCGCTGATCTGTCGTCGACAAATGGAGAGGCGGCATGA
- a CDS encoding FtsW/RodA/SpoVE family cell cycle protein: MRQLSRLDDSPFARLWWSIDRPSLAILSLIIVIGFVVLMAAGPSAASRIGGVSEFHFSARQLIFLGPTLFMIMALSFLTPLQARRLGVIVFLAAVITMVTVLLFAGEVNGAKRWFYIGGFSIQPSEFAKPGFVIAAAWMLAEGARDPKFPGGAIAIGLYAVFAVLLLMQPDFGQWALVTAVWAVMFFVAGWSWLWIAGLGVTGLGALTAGYYFSDHVAARVDGFLKPGSNETYQVDRSVETLANGGVFGRGEAASVKGALPDAHTDFIFAVAGEEFGFALAVLIILLFAIFTARVMAVAAGLKSMFAQCAVTGLAALIGFQAIINIGVTLRALPAKGMTLPFISYGGSSLLATGLTVGLIFALTRTHQGVFRRKEIMP, from the coding sequence ATGAGGCAGCTTTCCCGGCTTGATGATTCTCCCTTTGCGCGGCTGTGGTGGTCTATCGATCGTCCGAGCCTCGCCATCCTGTCGCTCATCATCGTTATTGGTTTCGTGGTGCTGATGGCGGCGGGGCCATCGGCTGCGTCGCGTATTGGCGGCGTCAGCGAATTTCATTTTTCTGCGCGGCAGCTTATCTTTCTTGGCCCAACGCTCTTCATGATCATGGCGCTGTCATTCCTGACGCCGTTGCAGGCGCGACGATTGGGCGTGATCGTGTTTCTTGCGGCGGTCATCACCATGGTGACGGTTTTGTTGTTCGCCGGTGAAGTGAACGGCGCCAAACGCTGGTTTTACATCGGCGGGTTTTCGATCCAGCCGTCGGAGTTTGCAAAACCCGGATTCGTCATCGCCGCCGCCTGGATGCTGGCCGAGGGCGCGCGCGATCCGAAGTTTCCGGGCGGCGCCATTGCAATCGGCCTTTATGCCGTTTTCGCCGTTCTCCTATTAATGCAGCCTGATTTCGGTCAATGGGCGCTCGTCACTGCTGTTTGGGCGGTAATGTTTTTTGTCGCCGGGTGGAGCTGGTTGTGGATTGCCGGGCTCGGCGTGACAGGGCTTGGCGCGCTCACCGCCGGTTATTATTTTTCCGATCACGTAGCCGCGCGCGTCGACGGATTTTTGAAGCCCGGTTCCAATGAAACCTATCAGGTGGATCGCTCAGTTGAGACGCTGGCGAATGGCGGCGTGTTCGGACGCGGCGAAGCGGCTTCCGTAAAGGGCGCGCTGCCGGATGCGCATACGGATTTTATTTTCGCTGTAGCGGGTGAAGAATTCGGTTTTGCGCTTGCCGTGTTGATCATCCTGTTGTTTGCGATTTTTACCGCGCGCGTCATGGCGGTGGCGGCGGGGCTCAAATCCATGTTCGCGCAATGCGCGGTGACGGGCCTTGCGGCGCTGATCGGTTTTCAGGCCATCATCAATATCGGCGTCACGCTTCGCGCGTTGCCAGCCAAGGGCATGACGTTGCCGTTTATTTCCTATGGCGGCTCGTCGCTGTTGGCGACGGGGTTGACGGTCGGGTTGATCTTCGCGCTGACCAGAACGCATCAAGGCGTCTTCCGGCGCAAGGAAATCATGCCGTGA
- the murG gene encoding undecaprenyldiphospho-muramoylpentapeptide beta-N-acetylglucosaminyltransferase, translated as MNFDGPIALAAGGTGGHLFPAEALAQELNRRGHKVLLVTDARGSRYAANFPADERFEISAATPSIGGPVAKVTAALSIAGGLFTSLREFKKRKPSAAVGFGGYPSLPAMKAAELMKIPYGVHEQNGVLGRANRLLVKGAHFTAHAFPVLEKLPAGVLTMEVGNPVRDAVAALEGVDYPSLDGKINVLIFGGSQGASIFSEAPVKAIASLPEALRQRLVVTHQARESEMENVKAAYDKAGVKSDVAPFFADLPQRMAAAHLVLSRAGASTVTELAAIGRPSILVPLGIAMDDHQTGNARTLKDKNAAVILPEKEINEYELTGLLEALLTNPQRLKSMAAAAKGAVKSGAAARLADLVENIVAQ; from the coding sequence GTGAATTTTGACGGCCCCATAGCTTTGGCGGCAGGCGGCACCGGCGGACATCTGTTCCCCGCTGAAGCGCTGGCGCAGGAACTCAACCGGCGCGGCCACAAGGTGTTGCTCGTCACTGATGCGCGCGGGAGCCGGTACGCCGCGAACTTTCCAGCCGATGAGCGGTTTGAAATTTCCGCCGCGACGCCGTCCATTGGCGGGCCTGTGGCGAAAGTTACGGCTGCACTTTCCATCGCTGGCGGTTTGTTTACATCGCTGCGCGAGTTCAAAAAAAGAAAGCCGTCTGCTGCTGTCGGCTTTGGCGGTTATCCTTCGCTGCCCGCCATGAAGGCGGCGGAACTGATGAAAATCCCTTACGGTGTGCACGAACAAAATGGCGTGCTGGGCCGGGCGAACCGTCTGCTGGTCAAAGGCGCTCACTTTACAGCGCACGCCTTTCCGGTGCTGGAGAAATTACCGGCGGGCGTGCTCACCATGGAAGTCGGCAATCCCGTGCGCGATGCGGTCGCAGCGCTTGAAGGCGTTGATTACCCATCTCTCGATGGCAAGATCAATGTGCTGATCTTTGGCGGTTCTCAAGGGGCCAGCATTTTTTCTGAAGCGCCCGTGAAGGCGATTGCAAGCCTGCCGGAAGCATTACGTCAGCGTCTTGTCGTTACGCATCAGGCGCGTGAAAGCGAAATGGAAAACGTGAAAGCAGCATATGACAAGGCTGGCGTGAAATCCGACGTTGCGCCGTTCTTTGCTGACTTGCCGCAACGCATGGCGGCGGCGCATCTTGTGTTATCCCGCGCCGGAGCCTCAACAGTGACGGAACTCGCCGCCATCGGCCGCCCATCGATCCTGGTGCCGCTTGGCATCGCCATGGACGATCACCAGACCGGTAACGCGCGGACTTTAAAAGACAAAAATGCGGCCGTGATTTTGCCGGAAAAAGAGATTAACGAGTATGAATTGACCGGCCTTCTGGAGGCGTTGCTGACAAATCCGCAGAGGCTGAAATCCATGGCCGCCGCCGCCAAGGGCGCGGTCAAATCCGGCGCGGCCGCGCGGCTCGCCGATCTCGTAGAAAATATCGTCGCGCAATAA